A window from Planctomycetota bacterium encodes these proteins:
- a CDS encoding dienelactone hydrolase family protein has protein sequence MILLDNEHVSLETPFGPMRTHILRPKSPGRYPGVLLYSEIFQVTAPIRRTAALLAGHGFIVAVPEIYHELEPAGSVLPYDQAGADRGNAHKFTKELASYDADARAALDHLAARPDCTGKLGVMGICIGGHLAFRAALNPDVLAGVCFYATDLHSRTLAKGKHDNSLARAADLRAEMLMIWGKQDPHIPREGRRLIYDTMTDANVNFTWHEFNAQHAFLRDEGPRYDPALALQCYAMVVELFKRKLGEGDTA, from the coding sequence TTGATCCTCCTCGACAACGAACACGTCTCCCTCGAAACTCCCTTCGGCCCGATGCGGACGCACATCCTCCGCCCCAAATCCCCCGGTCGATACCCCGGTGTTCTCCTCTACTCCGAAATCTTTCAGGTGACCGCGCCCATCCGCCGCACCGCCGCACTGCTCGCCGGGCACGGGTTCATCGTCGCCGTCCCCGAAATCTATCATGAGCTTGAACCTGCCGGCTCCGTGCTGCCCTACGATCAGGCCGGTGCCGATCGCGGTAACGCACACAAATTCACCAAGGAACTGGCCAGCTACGACGCCGACGCACGCGCCGCCCTCGATCACCTCGCCGCCCGCCCCGACTGCACCGGCAAGCTCGGCGTCATGGGCATCTGCATCGGCGGCCACCTCGCCTTCCGCGCCGCCCTGAACCCCGATGTCCTCGCCGGCGTCTGCTTCTACGCCACCGACCTGCACTCCCGCACGCTCGCTAAGGGCAAACACGACAATTCCCTCGCCCGCGCCGCCGACCTCCGCGCCGAGATGCTTATGATCTGGGGCAAACAAGACCCCCACATCCCCCGCGAAGGCCGGCGACTTATCTACGACACGATGACCGACGCCAACGTGAATTTCACCTGGCACGAATTCAACGCGCAACATGCTTTCCTGCGCGACGAAGGACCGCGCTACGACCCTGCGTTAGCGCTTCAGTGTTATGCGATGGTGGTTGAACTCTTCAAACGGAAACTCGGAGAAGGAGACACGGCGTAG
- the nrdR gene encoding transcriptional repressor NrdR, whose product MRCPFCGEDQDKVIDSRSSDQGKVIRRRRECLACNRRFTTYERVEETVKLMVVKKDGSRVPFDRTKLINGLTKACYKRPVSAERIGQLVEEVEDELYRTYDREVDSTEIGQLVSDRLKQVDRVAYVRFASVYKQFRDIEDLLEEVKEVIASSDPIDGPSQGKLF is encoded by the coding sequence ATGCGTTGCCCGTTCTGCGGCGAAGATCAGGACAAAGTCATCGACTCCCGCTCGAGCGATCAGGGGAAGGTGATCCGCCGCCGGCGGGAATGTCTGGCGTGCAACCGCCGATTCACCACCTATGAGCGCGTCGAGGAGACGGTCAAGCTGATGGTCGTCAAGAAGGACGGCTCGCGCGTGCCGTTTGACCGGACGAAGCTCATCAATGGGCTGACGAAGGCGTGCTACAAGCGGCCGGTGTCGGCGGAGCGGATCGGACAGCTTGTCGAAGAAGTCGAGGATGAGCTTTACCGCACGTATGACCGGGAAGTCGATTCGACGGAGATCGGGCAGCTTGTTTCGGATCGGCTCAAGCAGGTGGATCGCGTGGCGTATGTCCGGTTCGCCAGCGTGTACAAGCAGTTCCGCGACATCGAGGACCTGCTGGAAGAGGTCAAGGAGGTCATCGCCTCAAGCGACCCGATCGACGGCCCGTCGCAGGGCAAACTCTTCTGA